The Chryseobacterium suipulveris genome window below encodes:
- a CDS encoding biotin--[acetyl-CoA-carboxylase] ligase codes for MTPVFYLKECSSTNDEIDAYLLYEKAEILAVYTFNQTKGKGQYGNSWISPKNMNLAYSLAIPAEKIKVRENLFNFRTATVLRDYLANLTKVSVEIKWPNDLIVGNKKISGILIEKKNIDGKPYFIIGIGVNVLQQDFENLPKAGSLLTQTGVHFDLVEFADQLHQYLVDHLTKEKTDTEILEQVNDHLFRKNVVSVFEVEGIRQNGIIRDVDEDGFLWVELENGGLQKFFHKEIEMLY; via the coding sequence ATGACGCCCGTTTTCTACCTCAAAGAATGTTCTTCTACCAACGATGAAATTGATGCGTATTTACTTTATGAAAAAGCAGAAATTCTCGCGGTCTATACTTTTAACCAAACCAAGGGAAAAGGTCAGTACGGAAACTCCTGGATTTCGCCGAAAAACATGAATCTTGCGTATTCTCTCGCCATTCCCGCCGAAAAAATCAAGGTGCGCGAAAATTTATTCAATTTCCGTACCGCCACCGTTTTGAGGGATTACCTTGCCAATCTGACAAAAGTTTCTGTTGAAATCAAGTGGCCGAATGATTTGATCGTCGGGAATAAAAAGATCTCTGGAATCCTGATCGAAAAGAAAAATATTGACGGGAAACCTTATTTCATTATCGGAATCGGCGTGAACGTTTTGCAGCAGGATTTCGAAAACCTCCCTAAAGCGGGTTCACTATTGACGCAAACGGGAGTTCACTTTGATCTCGTGGAATTCGCCGACCAACTTCATCAATATTTAGTGGATCATTTGACGAAGGAAAAAACTGATACGGAAATTTTGGAACAGGTCAACGATCATCTTTTTAGAAAGAATGTGGTTTCGGTTTTTGAAGTGGAGGGAATCAGACAAAATGGCATAATCCGAGATGTGGACGAAGACGGTTTTCTTTGGGTGGAACTCGAAAACGGTGGACTGCAGAAGTTTTTCCACAAAGAAATTGAGATGCTTTACTGA
- a CDS encoding LptF/LptG family permease translates to MFTIIDRYIIKKYLGTFGFMLGLLTIIVLVIDVQAKAPRIEANGFTVNEFLVDFYPYWILNLIITFMSILVFISVIFFTSRIANNTEIVAIISSGASFHRFARPYLLTSGFIAIVALLLNHFVLPLANVKKNALEPYTYNAVSRDELTGTAEVATQLSKTEYIFIKYYNKKEKRGSGFFYQKFDKNHRLIYQLNASDFFWDKEKSHFVLTNYLEKTINKDDTEKLGNGNEMKKSFGHPPEELFPDVLLGQNKTTPELVKFIEREKDKGNANLNTYLNELYQRTSMPVSVIILTVLGLSLSSQKKRGGLGLNLALGIALAFVFVFSFEALKVVSSNNTLTPLLAMWLPNIVFGPIAVYLYFKRANQ, encoded by the coding sequence ATGTTCACCATCATCGACCGATATATCATCAAAAAATACCTAGGAACTTTCGGGTTCATGCTGGGTTTGCTGACGATTATTGTTTTGGTGATCGACGTTCAGGCGAAAGCGCCGAGAATTGAAGCCAACGGATTCACAGTCAACGAGTTCCTGGTCGATTTCTATCCGTACTGGATTCTGAACCTCATCATCACTTTTATGTCGATTTTGGTTTTTATTTCGGTGATTTTCTTCACTTCCAGAATTGCAAACAACACCGAGATTGTGGCGATTATCAGTTCTGGAGCAAGTTTTCATCGTTTTGCGCGGCCTTATTTATTGACTTCGGGATTTATTGCGATTGTCGCGCTTCTTTTGAACCACTTTGTTTTGCCTTTGGCAAATGTGAAAAAGAACGCGCTCGAACCTTATACGTACAATGCGGTGAGTCGCGACGAACTCACTGGAACCGCCGAAGTTGCAACACAACTTTCCAAAACGGAATACATCTTCATCAAATATTACAACAAAAAAGAAAAGCGCGGATCAGGGTTTTTCTACCAGAAATTTGATAAAAACCATCGGTTGATTTACCAGCTCAACGCGAGCGATTTCTTTTGGGATAAAGAGAAAAGTCATTTCGTACTGACCAACTATCTGGAAAAAACCATCAATAAAGACGATACCGAAAAATTAGGAAACGGCAACGAAATGAAGAAAAGTTTCGGCCATCCTCCGGAAGAACTTTTCCCCGACGTGCTTCTCGGTCAGAATAAAACCACGCCGGAACTCGTGAAATTCATCGAACGCGAAAAAGACAAAGGAAACGCAAACCTGAACACTTACCTAAATGAATTGTATCAAAGGACTTCGATGCCGGTTTCAGTCATCATTCTCACCGTTTTGGGACTCTCGCTTTCGTCGCAGAAAAAACGGGGCGGACTCGGTTTGAACCTTGCGCTGGGAATTGCTTTGGCGTTCGTTTTCGTATTTTCATTTGAGGCGCTGAAAGTAGTTTCTTCCAACAATACTTTGACGCCGCTCCTCGCAATGTGGTTACCAAACATCGTTTTCGGACCGATCGCGGTTTACCTTTATTTCAAAAGAGCCAATCAGTAA
- a CDS encoding sulfurtransferase — MRNSSVITAQDLKELFSRENLVILDARTGKDAYQSYLEKHIKSARFVDLDKDLAHIGTNAAFDGRHPLPSPKDFVEVLSELGVHENSKVIVYDLANGANAAARCWWMLKAAGIDASVLSGGLQHAEKAGVEMSSGTETFPKAERISLENWKLPTITIDEVEAGLRNKTAAVIDVRDAYRYKGESEPIDLIAGHIPGAENIPFSENLDDEGLFLSPEILHKKYSDFLSGKTADLAIHCGSGVTACHTILAMDYAGLEIPKLYVGSWSEWSRRGKEIAKGLT, encoded by the coding sequence ATGAGAAATTCATCCGTTATCACCGCGCAGGATTTAAAGGAACTTTTTAGTCGGGAGAATCTCGTTATTCTTGACGCAAGAACCGGAAAAGATGCGTATCAAAGTTATCTTGAAAAACATATCAAATCCGCACGGTTTGTTGATTTAGATAAAGATTTAGCCCATATCGGAACTAATGCCGCGTTCGACGGAAGACATCCATTACCTTCACCTAAAGATTTCGTTGAAGTGTTGTCGGAGCTCGGAGTTCATGAAAATTCTAAGGTCATCGTTTATGATTTGGCAAACGGTGCCAATGCTGCAGCTCGTTGCTGGTGGATGCTGAAAGCTGCTGGAATCGACGCGAGTGTACTGAGTGGCGGTTTGCAACACGCAGAAAAAGCGGGTGTAGAAATGAGCAGCGGAACGGAAACTTTTCCGAAAGCTGAACGAATCTCTTTGGAAAACTGGAAGTTACCGACGATCACGATTGATGAAGTGGAAGCAGGATTAAGAAACAAAACTGCAGCTGTAATCGATGTTCGCGATGCATACCGGTATAAAGGTGAATCTGAACCGATTGATTTGATTGCGGGACATATTCCCGGCGCAGAAAATATTCCCTTTTCGGAAAATCTTGATGATGAAGGACTTTTTCTGAGTCCTGAAATTCTTCATAAGAAGTATTCCGATTTCCTTAGCGGAAAAACTGCTGATTTGGCGATTCACTGCGGTTCGGGAGTTACAGCGTGCCACACGATTCTTGCGATGGATTATGCGGGATTGGAAATTCCGAAACTGTATGTCGGTTCATGGAGCGAGTGGAGCAGAAGAGGAAAGGAAATAGCGAAAGGTCTGACCTAA
- a CDS encoding OsmC family protein, translating to MTSKITYVGDFKIISEHEKSGAEIVTCAPLREGGTSEYFSPSDIFGISYGQSMLMAVAVLGKPRGIDITGATCELKKSTYPEPKRIGTIFCIVRFPKNYTPEEKKFIEDTALNCPVALSIHPNVQTTVLFEYGH from the coding sequence ATGACTTCAAAAATCACTTATGTTGGAGATTTCAAAATTATCTCTGAACATGAAAAATCCGGAGCAGAAATCGTTACCTGTGCGCCGCTGCGCGAAGGAGGGACTTCGGAATATTTTTCGCCTTCTGATATTTTCGGAATTTCTTACGGCCAGTCGATGCTGATGGCGGTGGCTGTTTTAGGAAAACCGAGAGGAATCGACATTACAGGAGCAACCTGCGAGCTGAAAAAATCGACTTATCCGGAACCGAAGAGAATTGGAACAATCTTCTGTATTGTAAGATTCCCGAAAAATTATACCCCAGAGGAAAAGAAATTTATCGAGGACACTGCACTTAACTGTCCTGTCGCTTTGTCGATCCACCCAAATGTACAGACTACGGTGCTTTTTGAGTACGGTCATTAA
- a CDS encoding phosphatidylserine decarboxylase family protein, translating to MKLHKESTGTIVVATILFAVIAFAAIYFLEMWSLLIIVPLLVIYGLVFWFFRVPKRNILDHKENVIAPVDGKVVMIKEVEEDEFLKEKAIQVSIFMSPLNVHICRYPVTGKVVYKKYHPGKYLVAWHEKSSTENERTTVAVQAYNDHKVVFRQIAGYVARRIVFYCNEGDQAKAGHEFGFIKFGSRMDVFLPLNTEITCKIGDKTKGGIDVIAKLK from the coding sequence ATGAAACTACATAAGGAATCTACAGGAACCATCGTAGTCGCGACCATTTTGTTTGCAGTGATCGCATTTGCGGCCATTTATTTTCTGGAGATGTGGTCGTTGCTGATCATCGTTCCGCTTCTCGTTATTTACGGGTTGGTTTTCTGGTTCTTCCGTGTTCCTAAAAGAAATATTCTGGACCATAAAGAAAACGTAATCGCTCCCGTTGACGGAAAAGTGGTGATGATTAAAGAGGTGGAGGAAGATGAATTTCTAAAAGAAAAAGCGATCCAGGTGTCGATTTTTATGTCGCCGCTTAATGTTCATATCTGTAGATATCCGGTAACCGGAAAAGTGGTTTATAAAAAATACCATCCCGGAAAATATTTGGTAGCGTGGCACGAAAAGTCATCCACTGAAAATGAAAGAACGACAGTTGCTGTTCAGGCATACAACGATCATAAAGTGGTGTTCCGCCAGATTGCGGGATATGTTGCACGGAGGATTGTTTTTTACTGTAATGAGGGGGATCAGGCAAAAGCTGGACACGAGTTCGGATTCATCAAATTCGGTTCGAGAATGGATGTCTTTTTACCACTCAATACTGAAATCACCTGTAAAATTGGTGACAAAACCAAAGGCGGAATTGATGTCATCGCAAAGCTAAAATAA
- a CDS encoding cation:proton antiporter, protein MLTILSIHNLTLPLEDPVLKFLVVLIIILFAPILLNKIKVPHLLGLIIAGAVIGPNGFNVLARDSSIVVTGTTGLLYIMFLAGLEIDLAEFKKNKWKSITFGLYTFSVPFVMGILTSHYFFNFPWLTSVVFASIFSSHTLISYPIVSKLGIAKSLPVNIAVGGTMITDILALLVLAICVGVTQGEVNAAFWTKISVSMVIFSIVVLFGFPIIGRWFFKKVSDNISQYIFVLVMIYLAALLAELAGVEAIIGAFFAGLALNRLIPHTSALMNRVEFVGNAIFIPFFLISVGMIIDFSVFLKDIKTIEVAILMTVIGILAKYLAAVFTQKSFRLTKEQGGVIFGLSAAHAAATLAIVMVGYNIIIGETDAGEPIRLLDDSVLNGSILLILVSCTVSSFVTQRNANKLVRSENEDTISKTNPDDESIMLAVNYLPTVEPMTNLALLLKSKNNKENLYALNIINEEKNESSRKNAEKILHASQSVGAAADVKIVPLTRYDADVVNGINNEIKVHSITDLLIGVDPQKGFSPSFVYNLYSGYLQNSVSNVLVYHSAQPVSTIQKYVVVFPPDAHLEPGFFHSLLKVWNIGRNSGSKIEFYGSEETLKLVEDIKHKVNIEASVIIFNQWSEIKKIFEKMKENDALILFMATREMVSYLPEMQNVPDQMNQYFRNTNYLLVFPYREAENEYRKHTRDIGNAADFVEIGNIVSRIFR, encoded by the coding sequence ATGTTGACGATTCTAAGCATCCACAACCTCACTTTACCGCTGGAAGATCCTGTACTGAAGTTTCTGGTGGTTTTGATCATTATTTTGTTTGCGCCGATTCTGCTCAACAAAATCAAAGTGCCGCATCTTCTCGGGCTGATTATTGCAGGTGCGGTGATCGGTCCAAACGGATTTAATGTTTTGGCAAGAGACAGCAGCATCGTGGTGACGGGAACTACGGGATTGCTCTACATCATGTTTTTGGCGGGACTAGAGATTGATTTGGCGGAATTCAAGAAAAACAAGTGGAAAAGCATCACTTTTGGGTTGTACACTTTTTCGGTTCCGTTTGTTATGGGAATTCTGACCTCTCACTATTTCTTTAATTTTCCGTGGCTTACCTCCGTTGTTTTTGCGAGTATATTTTCGTCGCACACGCTGATTTCGTACCCGATCGTAAGCAAACTGGGAATTGCAAAGTCGCTTCCGGTGAATATTGCGGTGGGCGGAACGATGATTACCGATATTCTCGCACTTTTGGTTTTGGCAATCTGCGTCGGTGTAACTCAGGGTGAGGTGAATGCCGCTTTCTGGACGAAGATTTCTGTTTCGATGGTGATCTTCTCGATCGTGGTTTTGTTTGGCTTCCCAATTATCGGACGATGGTTTTTCAAGAAGGTAAGCGACAATATCTCCCAATATATTTTTGTATTGGTCATGATTTATCTTGCGGCGCTCCTCGCTGAACTTGCTGGAGTCGAAGCGATTATCGGTGCATTCTTCGCAGGTTTGGCGCTGAACCGATTGATTCCGCACACTTCTGCTTTGATGAACCGCGTTGAGTTTGTGGGAAATGCCATCTTCATCCCCTTCTTCCTGATCAGTGTTGGAATGATTATCGATTTCAGTGTTTTTCTTAAAGACATAAAAACGATTGAAGTTGCGATTCTGATGACCGTCATCGGAATTCTGGCAAAATATCTTGCTGCAGTTTTTACACAGAAATCTTTCCGGTTGACCAAAGAACAGGGCGGCGTAATTTTTGGATTGAGCGCGGCACACGCAGCAGCAACACTTGCAATCGTGATGGTGGGTTACAATATTATCATCGGTGAAACTGATGCGGGCGAACCGATCCGTTTGCTCGATGACAGTGTGCTGAACGGAAGTATTCTGCTGATTCTGGTTTCGTGTACCGTATCTTCTTTTGTCACCCAGCGAAATGCCAATAAACTGGTTCGCTCAGAAAACGAAGACACCATCAGTAAAACAAATCCCGACGACGAAAGCATTATGCTCGCTGTAAATTATTTGCCGACGGTAGAGCCGATGACGAATCTCGCATTACTGCTAAAATCGAAAAACAATAAGGAAAATCTGTACGCGCTGAATATCATTAATGAAGAAAAAAACGAATCCTCCCGAAAGAATGCCGAGAAAATCCTTCATGCATCGCAATCGGTCGGTGCAGCTGCAGATGTGAAAATTGTTCCTTTGACGAGATACGATGCAGATGTTGTAAACGGCATCAACAACGAGATCAAGGTACACTCCATTACCGATTTGCTCATCGGTGTAGATCCGCAAAAGGGTTTCTCGCCGAGTTTTGTGTACAATCTTTACAGCGGCTATCTGCAAAATTCGGTTTCCAATGTTTTGGTTTACCATTCGGCACAACCGGTTTCGACCATTCAGAAATATGTCGTGGTGTTTCCTCCGGATGCTCATCTGGAGCCGGGATTCTTCCATTCGTTATTAAAAGTTTGGAATATCGGCAGAAACTCCGGTTCCAAAATCGAATTCTATGGTAGCGAGGAAACGCTGAAACTCGTTGAAGACATCAAGCATAAGGTGAATATCGAGGCATCGGTAATCATCTTCAATCAATGGTCGGAAATTAAGAAGATTTTCGAAAAAATGAAGGAAAACGACGCACTGATCCTGTTTATGGCGACCAGAGAAATGGTTTCGTATTTACCTGAAATGCAGAATGTTCCGGATCAGATGAACCAATATTTCAGAAACACCAATTATCTCCTGGTTTTCCCATATCGCGAAGCGGAAAACGAATACCGAAAACACACCCGAGACATCGGCAACGCTGCAGACTTTGTGGAAATCGGGAATATTGTGAGCCGAATCTTCAGATAA
- a CDS encoding phosphatidate cytidylyltransferase, whose amino-acid sequence MDRNLVQRTIGGLLYAFIVVFCTTPLGSFLLDKISPNLVPQQDLYYGLITLFLFVGAWECVKMMKFDSKSWEKWVVFPIIVLIFYRFSKRYFKHGFYYNFDLSEILALSLIVIAVVTLFRFSKELYYDNGKLIFTVIYTAIPFGFALGLPSFSTHDNTFTLEVFFLFILIWSSDTFAYLTGKFFGKHKMAPKISPKKTWEGFAGGVLLTFVLGFFIEKFHPDLRGNWIVVGFLVSVFAPLGDLVESQLKRTFAVKDSGNIIPGHGGILDRLDSFIICVPVVYLYFILEKLF is encoded by the coding sequence TTGGACAGAAACTTAGTTCAGCGAACAATCGGAGGTCTTCTTTATGCCTTTATCGTCGTTTTCTGCACCACACCGCTCGGTTCATTTCTTTTAGATAAAATTTCGCCGAATCTCGTTCCACAGCAAGATCTGTATTACGGGCTGATTACGCTTTTTCTGTTTGTCGGAGCGTGGGAATGCGTGAAGATGATGAAGTTCGATTCCAAAAGCTGGGAGAAGTGGGTGGTTTTCCCGATCATTGTTCTGATTTTCTACCGGTTTTCCAAAAGATATTTCAAGCACGGTTTTTACTATAACTTTGATTTATCTGAAATTCTCGCGCTATCGCTCATCGTGATCGCGGTTGTAACTTTATTCAGATTTTCCAAGGAACTTTATTATGATAATGGAAAACTGATTTTTACGGTGATTTATACGGCAATTCCATTTGGTTTTGCTTTAGGACTTCCTTCATTTTCCACTCACGATAACACGTTTACGCTCGAGGTTTTCTTTCTGTTCATCCTGATTTGGAGCAGTGATACCTTCGCTTATCTCACCGGAAAATTTTTCGGAAAGCACAAGATGGCTCCAAAGATTTCCCCCAAAAAGACTTGGGAAGGTTTTGCAGGAGGTGTTTTGCTGACTTTCGTCCTTGGATTTTTTATTGAAAAATTCCATCCAGACCTCCGCGGAAATTGGATTGTTGTGGGATTCCTCGTTTCAGTTTTTGCGCCGCTCGGTGATTTGGTTGAAAGTCAGCTGAAAAGAACTTTTGCGGTGAAAGACTCGGGAAATATCATTCCCGGACACGGTGGGATTTTGGACCGTTTAGACAGTTTTATCATTTGTGTTCCTGTCGTATATTTGTACTTTATTTTAGAAAAACTTTTTTAA
- a CDS encoding LUD domain-containing protein has product MSLFKKIVGKILNQPEEEENQDLTRLGDQLKNADLDYKFAQLFTHSGGFFNYCADEAEALQTLNHILKIEGVKSVFCWDHDLKNFLDVVKVPYTAELELFNDCAFITCEYLIAYDGRIMLSHNNILHYHSSRLPEKIIIMANVSQIVTNLNDAMAKIKRNGNIRNLTSISGSNSKLDTPNKDNTKLFLLLLED; this is encoded by the coding sequence TTGAGTTTATTTAAGAAAATTGTCGGAAAAATATTAAATCAACCTGAAGAAGAGGAAAATCAGGATTTGACAAGACTTGGAGACCAACTGAAAAATGCTGATCTCGATTATAAGTTTGCGCAGCTTTTTACGCATTCCGGAGGTTTTTTTAATTATTGTGCAGATGAGGCAGAAGCGCTTCAAACACTGAATCACATCCTGAAAATTGAGGGGGTGAAGTCGGTATTCTGTTGGGATCACGATCTGAAGAATTTCTTAGATGTGGTAAAAGTTCCTTACACCGCTGAACTCGAACTTTTCAACGACTGTGCGTTCATCACCTGCGAATACCTCATCGCCTACGACGGCAGAATCATGCTTTCGCACAACAATATTTTGCATTACCACTCCTCACGTTTGCCGGAAAAAATTATCATTATGGCAAATGTTTCCCAAATCGTGACCAACCTCAACGATGCGATGGCGAAGATTAAGCGCAATGGTAACATTAGGAATTTAACCTCCATCAGCGGAAGCAATTCCAAACTCGACACGCCGAATAAAGACAATACCAAACTATTCCTGCTGCTGCTCGAAGACTGA
- the rsfS gene encoding ribosome silencing factor has protein sequence MNKTTEKQLLIDKIVDAIQDTKGEDIMIFDLSKIENSVAETFIICSGNSNTQVSAIAGNVEKKVRNELHDRPWHVEGTENAMWILMDYVSVVVHVFQRSIREYYEIEELWGDAQITKIEN, from the coding sequence ATGAATAAAACTACAGAAAAGCAATTACTTATCGATAAAATCGTTGATGCGATCCAGGATACCAAAGGTGAAGACATCATGATATTCGATCTTTCAAAAATAGAAAATTCCGTAGCGGAAACCTTTATCATCTGCAGCGGAAACTCCAATACCCAAGTTTCAGCAATCGCGGGAAACGTCGAAAAAAAAGTAAGAAACGAGCTTCACGACCGACCTTGGCATGTGGAAGGAACCGAAAACGCAATGTGGATTCTAATGGATTATGTTTCCGTAGTGGTGCACGTTTTCCAGCGCTCGATTCGCGAATATTACGAAATCGAGGAACTTTGGGGCGACGCACAAATCACCAAAATCGAAAATTAA
- the ftsH gene encoding ATP-dependent zinc metalloprotease FtsH, whose product MNNNKGFNWFFPIAIAAILLFFFSNMGGESTQNTIDEEGFYKLMQEGKVKDVLIYKDIEKADVFLTKEAKAQEAVTTVQKDRNPMSAFDFNLGPKPDYVLSYGDLQLFLEKFDKIKAENPALATKKDYGMGKNPMTELLFTALFWIAIMALFYFVIFRRMMGGGGGPGGQIFSIGKSRAKLFDEKEKIQVTFKDVAGLEGAKEEVQEVVDFLKNSEKYTKLGGKIPKGVLLVGPPGTGKTLLAKAVAGEAKVPFFSLSGSDFVEMFVGVGASRVRDLFAQAKAKSPAIIFIDEIDAIGRARGRGNFTGGNDERENTLNQLLTEMDGFGTDTNVIVMAATNRADILDKALMRAGRFDRSIYVDLPELHERQQIFDVHLAKIKLDPNIDREFLAKQTPGFSGADIANVCNEAALIAARNGHEAVTKQDFLDAVDRIIGGLEKKNKAIKPSEKRRVAYHEAGHATISWLVEHAAPLLKVTIVPRGRSLGAAWYLPEERQLTTTEQMNDELCATLGGRAAEQTIFGNISTGALSDLERVTKQAQAMVTIYGLNEKLGNISYYDSSGQSEYSFGKPYSDQTAKMIDEEISKIIETQYQRALQILRDNKDKLDALANKLLEKEVIFREDLEEVFGKRAWDPELTEHPVSSTHSEETEKPAEEPAPEAVQAPESNTQL is encoded by the coding sequence ATGAACAACAATAAAGGATTTAACTGGTTTTTCCCCATCGCGATCGCGGCGATTCTGCTCTTTTTCTTTTCGAATATGGGTGGCGAAAGCACGCAGAACACGATCGACGAGGAAGGTTTCTACAAACTGATGCAGGAGGGAAAAGTCAAAGATGTACTCATTTATAAAGACATCGAAAAAGCAGATGTGTTCCTGACCAAAGAAGCGAAAGCGCAGGAAGCGGTTACCACCGTACAGAAAGATAGAAACCCGATGTCGGCATTCGACTTCAACCTTGGTCCGAAACCAGACTATGTTTTAAGCTACGGCGATCTACAGCTTTTCCTGGAAAAATTTGACAAAATTAAAGCGGAAAATCCGGCTCTCGCCACCAAGAAAGATTACGGAATGGGCAAAAACCCAATGACGGAACTACTTTTCACAGCACTGTTTTGGATTGCGATTATGGCGCTGTTCTACTTCGTCATCTTCCGACGAATGATGGGAGGAGGAGGTGGTCCTGGTGGACAGATTTTCTCGATCGGGAAATCCCGTGCAAAACTTTTTGACGAAAAGGAAAAAATCCAGGTGACCTTCAAAGATGTTGCAGGTTTGGAGGGCGCAAAAGAAGAAGTGCAGGAAGTAGTTGACTTTTTGAAAAACTCAGAAAAATATACCAAACTCGGCGGTAAAATTCCGAAAGGTGTTCTTTTGGTAGGTCCTCCAGGAACGGGGAAAACCCTTTTGGCAAAAGCGGTTGCAGGTGAGGCAAAAGTTCCTTTCTTCTCGCTTTCAGGTTCCGATTTCGTGGAAATGTTTGTCGGAGTTGGAGCTTCCAGAGTTCGTGACCTTTTTGCACAGGCAAAAGCAAAATCTCCCGCAATTATCTTTATCGACGAGATTGATGCGATTGGTAGAGCAAGAGGTAGAGGAAATTTTACGGGAGGAAATGACGAAAGAGAGAATACGCTAAACCAATTACTTACAGAAATGGACGGTTTCGGAACCGATACGAATGTGATCGTGATGGCCGCGACCAACCGTGCAGATATTCTCGACAAAGCTTTGATGCGAGCAGGAAGATTCGACCGATCGATTTATGTTGATCTGCCTGAACTTCACGAAAGACAGCAAATTTTCGACGTTCATTTGGCGAAGATCAAACTCGACCCGAATATCGACCGGGAATTCCTTGCGAAACAAACCCCTGGATTTTCAGGAGCAGATATTGCAAACGTATGTAACGAAGCCGCTTTGATCGCTGCAAGAAATGGGCACGAAGCCGTAACCAAGCAGGATTTCCTTGATGCAGTTGACCGAATTATCGGCGGACTTGAAAAGAAAAATAAAGCCATTAAGCCATCAGAAAAAAGAAGAGTTGCCTATCACGAAGCAGGACACGCAACGATTTCGTGGCTGGTTGAGCACGCCGCTCCGCTGTTGAAAGTGACCATCGTTCCGAGAGGTCGATCTTTAGGAGCAGCTTGGTATTTGCCGGAAGAAAGACAACTTACCACCACCGAACAGATGAACGACGAACTCTGTGCAACTTTGGGAGGAAGAGCAGCTGAACAAACCATTTTCGGAAATATTTCTACAGGTGCACTTTCGGACCTTGAACGAGTTACTAAACAAGCACAGGCGATGGTGACCATTTACGGACTGAACGAAAAACTTGGAAACATCTCCTATTACGACAGTTCGGGACAATCCGAGTACAGCTTCGGAAAACCTTATTCTGACCAAACCGCAAAAATGATCGACGAAGAAATTTCGAAAATCATTGAAACCCAATATCAGAGAGCGCTCCAAATTCTTCGTGACAACAAGGATAAACTGGATGCACTTGCGAACAAACTTCTAGAAAAAGAGGTGATTTTCAGAGAAGATTTGGAGGAGGTTTTCGGGAAAAGAGCGTGGGATCCTGAATTGACGGAGCATCCGGTTTCTTCAACACATTCTGAAGAAACAGAAAAACCTGCGGAAGAACCCGCTCCGGAAGCAGTACAGGCACCGGAATCCAACACCCAACTTTAA
- a CDS encoding hydroxymethylglutaryl-CoA lyase, which yields MFLTECPRDAMQGWGEFIPTQKKIEYINSLMEVGFDVLDCGSFVSPKAIPQMADSGTVVDEIDKGISNTKLSVIVANFRGAEKALAHQQIDILGFPFSISETFQHRNTNKSREEAFDEIVKIVELLKSDGRTLNIYFSMAFGNPYGEMWKWEDVDFWANRFNEIGIKNILLSDTTGTGTTEQIELLFEKIPPKYPEIDFGAHFHNRYEDSYPKLKAAYDKGCRRFDSAIKGIGGCPMAKDDLVGNMPTEQVINFMAKENVEHSLNLLNFESAYNKAKDIFHF from the coding sequence ATGTTCCTTACCGAATGTCCGAGAGATGCAATGCAGGGATGGGGTGAATTTATCCCGACCCAAAAGAAAATTGAGTACATTAATTCTTTAATGGAAGTCGGTTTCGATGTGCTTGATTGCGGGAGTTTCGTTTCTCCGAAAGCGATTCCCCAAATGGCGGATTCGGGAACGGTGGTTGATGAGATCGATAAAGGCATTTCTAACACGAAGCTTTCCGTGATCGTTGCCAATTTTCGGGGAGCCGAAAAAGCACTTGCTCATCAGCAGATTGATATTTTGGGTTTTCCGTTTTCAATCTCAGAAACTTTCCAGCACAGGAATACCAACAAAAGCCGAGAAGAGGCGTTTGACGAAATTGTTAAGATAGTGGAACTCCTGAAAAGCGATGGCCGCACTTTAAATATTTATTTTTCAATGGCGTTCGGAAATCCTTATGGCGAAATGTGGAAATGGGAGGATGTGGATTTCTGGGCAAACCGCTTTAATGAAATCGGGATTAAAAATATTTTGCTCTCAGACACGACCGGAACCGGAACTACGGAGCAGATCGAATTGCTGTTCGAGAAAATTCCACCGAAATATCCGGAAATTGATTTTGGGGCGCATTTCCATAACCGATACGAAGATTCCTACCCAAAACTCAAAGCAGCATACGACAAAGGTTGCCGACGTTTCGACTCCGCAATTAAGGGAATCGGCGGTTGTCCGATGGCGAAAGATGATTTGGTGGGAAATATGCCGACAGAACAGGTCATCAACTTTATGGCGAAAGAAAATGTGGAACATTCGTTGAACCTGCTTAACTTCGAAAGTGCCTACAATAAGGCAAAAGATATTTTTCATTTTTAA